A single region of the Triticum dicoccoides isolate Atlit2015 ecotype Zavitan chromosome 2B, WEW_v2.0, whole genome shotgun sequence genome encodes:
- the LOC119368723 gene encoding uncharacterized protein LOC119368723, protein MSVRYMMSRVGARAAQAARDAVGRSAGKADRAQQQSMARAGRAPAESARAKAPLARKAAEDEERRRRAAQEESLRTVMFLSMWGPNA, encoded by the coding sequence ATGAGCGTGAGGTACATGATGAGCCGGGTGGGCGCGCGGGCGGCGCAGGCCGCGCGGGACGCCGTCGGCAGGTCCGCCGGCAAGGCCGACAGGGCGCAGCAGCAGTCCATGGCCAGGGCCGGCAGGGCGCCGGCGGAGTCGGCGCGGGCGAAGGCGCCGCTGGCCAGGAAGGCGGCCGAGGACGAGGAGCGGCGGAGGCGGGCCGCCCAGGAGGAGTCGCTCCGCACCGTCATGTTCCTCTCCATGTGGGGCCCCAACGCCTAG